The Lycium barbarum isolate Lr01 chromosome 11, ASM1917538v2, whole genome shotgun sequence genome contains the following window.
CTGAACGCACTAAAGTACGAGATGTAacacgcagaccttacccctacctttgtgtgtgcgggggggggggggtagataGGTTGTgtctgatagaccctcggctcaagaaaaacaTTTTCCAGCAGAGTTTCAAAAAAAGAAATGCAAGAGTAATTTTCActgccaacctctcgcacctcctcAATGCGGCACCTGTGctcctcctcttcacatgcccgaaccatctcaacCTTGCTTCTCTCACATCGTTTCCACCACGGAGGCCTCTCCCACTTTGCCCCTGTATATCTTTGTTCCTAATTTTGTCTCTCCTAATATGCTTACGCATCCATCTATATGCATTCTTTTTTCTTCTaccttcatcttttgaacgtgagagttcttgtCTAACCATCACTCAACCCGTATAACATAATTGATCTAATAACCACCCTATTAAGAATAAAGAAATTCCAAATAGAGAATACTTCCCTTTTAATGGACCCTACATACACGAACTAAATTAATCAGGCCAGTAAATACCGACTATCAAATTATTATTGAAAACCCAATCCGTTGAACATTAAAAAGGACTGACGGCCCTGAAACCTATAAATCTAAGCTACTTCCCTAGGACGATATTTATTTAGAAATGATTGCAGAAAATTATTCCTAAGCCTTCCACTTGAAGTATGGAGACAGGCTAATGCCCTCAATTAGAATTTAATTTAGCCAAACTCTCAAAAATTCACAACCCCAAATTGTTACAACTAATTACAAAACAAGTGGTCAAGAAATAGTATTTGCCGGTTTGGCAGTTAGTTCTTAGAAAATCAGTTATTCCTTGGGTTTTTGTCCATACGTAAACAGACCCAATTGAGAAAAGTCATTTAAATAATCTCCTTACAGCATCTACAATTGGCCCAAGATAATCAAATAAAATATCTAACTCTTCCAATTTTTTCATCTTTATAAGCCAAGCAAATTCACACTTCCCTTACTCCTCGAGCCTCTTTACATTCTATACTAGTCTCCTACACAAGCCCTTTTTGTTAGTACAATTTTTTCCCTGGCTCTTTCAACTATGGCTATAGTCATAGTAACCACTCTTCTCATATTATTTGTGTCGTTATCCAATgcaattgacatgtccatcacgaCCTACAACAATAATAATTTCGAGAAATTGACACGGATGAGTAATGTGGAGGTTAAAGGTATATACCAAATATGGCTGGCGGAGCATGGGAAAACATATAATGGGCTAGGAGAAAAGGGAAAAAGATTCGAGATTTTTAAAGATAATTTGAGGTTCATCGAGGAACATAACAACTCCGAGAACCGGACTTATGAGCTAGGATTGAACCGGTTTGCTGATCTCACAAATGAGGAATACAGGACAATGTTTTTGGGCATGAGGAGTGATGCTAGGCGACGCGTTGTCAAGTCCAAGAATGCTAGTCATCGTTATGTTTTTCTTGCTAGCGATCATCTGCCGAAATCAGTTGATTGGAGGAAGAAAAACGCAGTTGCTCCTATTAAGGACCAAGGAAGTTGTGGTAACTCTTCTTCTCATTTTCTTTGAATGAGTATTGCTACGTACTTTTATTTTTCCAGTCAATATTCTTACTTGCAATAAGTGTAGGATGTAACCTTTTGGTACGTCCCTTGCAtccgatacatatatatatatgtaaataacacTATTGAAAAGAATAGAAATAAGGGATAAATTATTAAAAGATTCTATTAGCTACGAGCTATATATTTAGCAACGGATTCAAGTTTTCATATAGTGTAAATTTACAGGTAATTAGTGCAGTAACATAGACAGTGGAATAACAACTAGTAAGTGATAGATAAGCATTCAGTTAAATTAGCTTGCTTCCCCAATAATATTATTAGTTGTTGCTCTAAATAACATTCATTACTAAAAGTTAGAGCCACGGACGATAGATCGTTGTTGaagacataattaagtaaataaaaatgtGTACTCTCTAATAATAGCTTAAGCTTTCAGATGAGATGATCTAACACTTTAACATGATACCAAAACAAACGAGAGTCGTGAGTTCAAGTCTCACCATCAtccattaccaaaaaaaaaaaaaaagaattccacATACTTGCTTATAGAAAAGAATCATGCACACACATGTAAGAGAGCATATTAGAAACATAAGTAAGTTAATAAAAGTATGTTGTATATATCTAACAACTTAGCATCTAATATAAAGACTTATGATTTCGTACATAGACCTCTGAGAGAAATGGcttgattttggttgaagtttgTTCGGGTATTAAATAATTTAGGGACTTTTACACTGCATAGCTACCCACGAAAATAATAGTcggcaaattttttttttttttactatattaatgtatatacatgtaattaatatacatattttagtATATAACTAgtgtattttttgtatatatgaaTAGCGGTTGTAATTATTTTTAGCGAGCGGCCAAATATGTAATTTGCCATTAATTTACAGGGAGCTGCTGGGCCTTCTCAACCGTGGCTGCAGTAGAAGGCATAAACAAGATAGCAACAGGAGAAATGATCACTCTATCGGAGCAAGAATTAGTAGATTGTGACAAAATGTATAATGATGGTTGCAATGGTGGCCTAATGGATTATGCCTTTGAATTTATCATTTCCAATGGTGGTATTGACACTGAAACTCACTATCCCTACAAGGGCATCGACTACAATTGTGATCTTCTTCGGGTAGGTTAATTAATTCCTTAAAGCTTCTATTTTAAGTAAACAATATATACGCATGCTTATTCAAACGCTAAAAACAAGTCTTCTCTTGTTTTAGTGAATTTAAGTATATACGTCGAAAGTGTAAATACTTTTTATTATCACCGAAGGCGGACCTATATGTATGTAACCTCtacttgtgaaattacactaGTTATGTTATTTTTGTTGTTATTGCGGATTTACGTGCAGTGTATGGTAGGGGGATCACCGGACCCCAGTGAACTCGAAAACAAAtcttgtatgtatatgtataggggtgtacatggaccgggttggtacggattttttaaacaccaaaccaaaccaattgcgtcgggtttttaaatttatatacccaaccaaaccaataaaatttggtttttcaacctcgggttttctcgggtttttcggatttttttcggtcttgatacaaaacatataacttttacttcaaatatttctttagtcctagtaagatacaactatataattaaggtgtttcttaagaaaataacacaaaatgtgagaagagtgatgacattgtattaaaatatttaccaaaagctaataaaatcggttaaaataaatattgctatttaacaagccataaagaaaatgaccataatctaaaaatattaagtcatgctaaaataagtacggctagtaagtattaattacatgacaaagaaaaataacttaagttatgtattttcactttctaaatcaattatgcaaaactaaagaatagatatacaacattattgtcattcctagtgataaattgaatttcttttattagcattagtgttgagttggttttcgtttggactttatttgagttactaacatccgtaggatataaaacttattgacgttcaaaattctaagttcaaacttgaataatatgataatagatgaaaaactacgaaaaatttaagaaatatttataaattacattacaaataaatatatttatgtataaaatattttaaaaattgaatacatgtaatgtcgggttggtttggttcggtttaactttttttagttaaaaccaaaccaaaccaattatggtcgggtttttttttttcaacaccaaaccaagtccaaccaaaccactagtccggtttttttcttggtttgacttgatttatcggtttactttgtacaccccatatatgtatatataccttgaaaaacgaatatatatttgattaGGCACTTAAATTCATAAAGGCTAGTTGGAGGTACTAGTCAAGTTTACCGCTTAAGTGTTGTTTGTGTTAGATGTGACTGACCCGAGTTTTACTTTACCAAGGTGCTtccctcaccttcaaatcttcggTCTGTCTCTCATTATCACCGTAATTTAATCTATGATAACAGGTTAGCACCTCCAATGAAATGATAGAAATTTAAATATAACTACCTTATAAACTATCTGATTGTGTAAATATTaagattatattaacttaaaCTCTTTATTAATTTGAAATGTCGCAGAAGATTGCAAAGGTTGTGAGTATAGATGGTTACGAAGACGTGCCAACAAATGAAAAAGCACTTCAAAAGGCTGTGGCACACCAACCTGTTAGCGTAGCGATTGAAGCCTCTAGCAGGGCTTTTCAGCATTACTCCTCGGTAATTCATAACCTTAATTATAATGTGAAATCTTCTTACTGTTATAGTGAATAAGTTTCATCGATCATACCTGAAATTGATTCCATTTTTCTAGTACCCACaggaacattaaaaaaaaaaaaaaaaaaaaaagtacaaaacgAACCATGAAAACAATTTTTAAAAATGTACATTTATGATAAGTTCACCAACGCCGCCACAAATAGTATATAAATGGACACTGCATTCACTGACTTAAAATCTTCAATACGTTTATATATGTCGTCAGGGCATATTTACTGGGAAATGCGGAACGCAATTGGACCACGGTGTGGCAGTGGTTGGCTATGGCAGGGAAAACGGAGTGGACTATTGGATCGTGAGGAACTCATGGGGCACCAATTGGGGCGAAGATGGCTACATCAGAATTGAGCGGAATATAAAAGATATTAATTCTGGTAAATGTGGAATTGCTATGGAGGCTTCTTATCCAGTTAAGAATGCCAGAAACAAAGTTAATGTTGGAGAAGTGAAAATTTTAAGCAGTGTCTGAAGAAACAGCTGCCACAAAGTGGATGGCTTGGGTTACAactattttgtgatttttaagtTTATTAATATTAACTACTGTACGTAATTCCTTATCTTATGGCGTTGTTACTCCATGAGCATTATTTGGGAACTTTTCTTGTAACGCATTTGTATTAACATTGTATGTTTATTTAATGACGACAGTGTTCATTTTATGTGTTGACAAAGTAAAAAAGAGAAGTCAGTGATATTATATTTACTTGATTAAAGTACTTACCAACCATGCTTTTGCATGGCTTGCTTTTCTTTATCCTACTATTCTAGATTTTGAACGAACATTTTATTTATCAAGTTTGAACTCAGTGGAAGATATTTTGTTCTGATATATTCTTTCCGTTTCATTTTGTATAGCACTAACATCAAGCTTTCCATTTACTGCTATTGATATACTCTTAAGCTTTCTAATTAATGGACCTATAAATTTTTCTCTTAAGACTAGGTGGGAGTTAGACTACTGTATGGTATAAGGATTTTGCCCTGAAGCAGCGATAAACAAAGTTTGCTTTGCTATACAGTAACTTCCCTAACATAGTTGGACCATTCAATTTCCAGAACTAAAACAGCATCGgattctttcccttttttttttttaattctttccCTTTTCTTATGATAATAAACAATTATTGCAAAGGAATCACAAAGTAACAACAAAATGAGTACCCAGctaaaaaacgaaaaaaaaaaggcaaaaggaGAGATCTTGAGGAGTAGTtctcttttttttatttcatttcttcaCATTACAGAATTTTTCTTTTAggtgaaagtttttttttttttttttttttttttttttttttttttttttttttgaaaaggggGAAGAGGACGGTCTGTTTAGGAGATAGACTCATCGAAGTAATATGTGCATTCTGGTCGGGGCTGGGCCAACATTCGAGTTGCGGGTTCACAGAACCCAGTAATTTTGGCTCAAACCCTGCATTTGTATGTAGAAGTTCATTtaacatgtataaataatttatccaaaactcagTGAGTGAAACAAACTGTGATCTAGAACCAATAAGTaacaaatcctggctccgcctctgattCTCGTAACATATAGAGGTGACTCATACTACATTCTTGAAACAAAATAACAATGAACATGCATAATAGGCTGAGGGAAGAAACATGCCCTTAGCAGGATGCAGCACGATGATCACTGTCCTTGATGACATTTAGTTTTTGAAGAATGACTGTTATTTCAATTGATGGAACAGTATCTATTTGGCATGAAATATGATGGTCTCATACCAGAAGAAACAATATACTTGGTTCAAGACAACACTGTATAATTCAGTTGCCGATGGATCAGAATAGCTTTCATCAGCCAAGAAGCAACATCTAAATGCATCTATGATGGCTACATATcaaatcttcaaaagcaatatCAAACACACAAGCGATGAGAAGATAAGTGGCAAATTCAATACATAAATATAACTGTAAATTTacaaggaagcgtgcaagtgggTGAACGCATCACCATACAAGCTAGTCATTTGGAACATATGGCTTTTGAATCCCCGAGCTTCTGGACCTTGATTGGAATGTGTTACAGCTGAAGAAAGAGGTTGGTCATTCAGAAGCGTACTTATGTGATAAAATAACCTTTGCTTAATCATACCGTTGTATATCCTTTTTTTCATTTGGATCCTGTCAAGTTGGAGAGTCATCTAAGATTCAGAGTCAGGGTCTTGTTTGGATATTGATCGTAGCAAACATCACTTCCTTCATTGAATGGATTCAGGCTTCGTTTAGCTGCTGCCTGCCTGTGTAGTAAGAAAATCGGAGTTTGACGTTGAATAGCCATAGTGAATTCATCACCAGTGGCTAAACAGAGTGTTTTCTGTGTTCTAACTTATGCTCACAATTTTCACAAGCTCTCATTGGAATTACCATTACCATTTGACCACCTGCGGAAAGAGCAAGCCACAAAGCCCCTTCCTCCAAGAAAGCCAAACCTTGCAGAATTAGATGCTGATGATCGACCTACATTACTTGTCGATGGGATATCATTATCAATGGCGGCAACAGTACTTGCAATCGGTGGAAACTCCACGCCTTCTTCTACTACCCCACCATCACTCGCGCTACCATCCCCAACCTCCACATCAACTTCCCCAACATCAAGATTCACGGCTAGAGACCCCCTCCGTGATCTCAACACATCTGCAACTTCACTCGTTACGTGCTTGCACTTCTTAACCTTAATTTTCACCAAATTAGGACATCCCCACGCGAAAGACACGATCCCTTCATCCGTCACTTCACATCCCTTAATACAAAGCTTCTTCAAAGCCATACATTTTGTAGCAATACAAGTTACTTCAGCATCCCCAATACTCTCACTACCACAAAGTGCTAATCTTTCTAATTTTTGGCAATTAGAAGCAATGGCTAATAAACTACTCTTTATAGGGTTCAAACACATAAGGACCAATTCTTTAAGGTTTACACTATTCTCAGCAATTGCAGACAAGCCAATATCGCCTATTCGATTCGTCCTCCATCCATCAATATGAACCTTCCTCAACAATTTACAATTTCTAGCCACATCTACAACTCCGACATCCGTACATTCCGGAACCTTCACCAAATGCAGAATCTCCAACTCCAAAAACTTCGATATCGCCTTAAGTCCAATATCACTCACTTGAACCCTCTCTAATAAAATCTCAACTAAATGATTTTCCATGTTACTTGCAATCGTCTCAAATACCCTATCCCAATCACCTAAACATCGCAACAACTTCAACGTCCTTAGATTCTTTGATCCCGTTATGAAAGGTCCGAAACATTGTCCATTATAAAGCTCTTTTAAACATATAGATTTAAGCGAACAAGAAGCATTAGATCCAATACTAATCGGTTCTTCAACAGACACACTATGAGTATTATTCATACACCGTAACTGTTTAACAGATAGTTCTTCAAGGGAAATGCTGTTGTTAAGCAAAGCATTCATAccttcaaaaaaaataaaaaaaataataataaatagatactctctccgtcccaatttaagtgtctgtTTTGGtcggtccaaaaaaaaaaactgcatctTTCTATATTCAGTAAGTTGATAATTCAAACATACTACGTGATAAGTTTAAAACCACAAATTCAAAGGACATTTTAATACATTAcgcacatctttaatttaggaccataacattcaaaattctctttTGGGATAAAAGTACTTTTAGTCCCTAACTTATTGGTAAATTCTGCTTTTGGACCTGTATGGCTCAGCATATTTAACCTTCAAGTAGATAAAATGTGTGTTTTTGGTCCCTGAACGTAGAAAATATATTATATTTGACTATTTATAGTACTATATTACCGTCAAATATGAAGTAATAGTACAAACttgacataacacatgagtagACGAAAGGTTAATAATTACggtaaatttgtgaatattcacaaacaaagagatcaaaagtGGACAATTGAATTAATTGAAGGTTTAATGTGCCTACCGCTTAGTCCAATATTATAAGGACTAAAATCATAATTTATCAATACCCGAGGGACCAAAAATGCGATTAACCCTCGGCTTTTTATGTCCAATCAAACTAAAGACACTTAAATTACGACGTAAGgagtaaataaatatataaatttttttaaaaaaaatcatacctTGAGCTCCAAACATACAAGATCCACAAGagaatttcctcaacttcttacAATTCTTAGCCAAACAAGCCATTCCAAAATGAGTAACATCTCGACATCCACGCAACTTCAAGCGCGTGAGATTCACGCACCGGATAGATATAAGGATCAAACCCTCATCGTTTATGCTAACATATTTTCGGTCAGACCGGAGAGCGAGTTTAGTAACGGAATTAAAGCGAGTGAAGATGGAGGGTATTTTGGGGATTATTTCGGATTTTGCATTGAGTGAAAGACGATGACGATTTTGCCCTTCGATTAAAAGCCAACGCCGGCAGACTAAGGAGCATTTCTTACGGTCGATGGAGGGTAAGGAGTGGAATATTAGAGCTAAACATTCGTCAGGAAGGGTATAAGTGTAATTTATGGGATGTAAAATGGGGGAATTGTCTTCATCTGAATGTACAGGGTTAGTTTGGGAATAATTGAACTTGGTGGGTGAGAAATTGTGAGTTGAGGAAGATTGGCCCATAATGGGAAATGAAGGAAACTAATGAACAGCGGCGTGGTTCATCGGAATTTGTTTGAAATGGAGCTTTGAGAGAGAGAAGAAATGGGAAGGTTTAAATGAAGAAGAGGAAGAGCAACGTGGCCAATTATGTTATGTCTTTATAATTTTCATTTACTTAAAATTGAGGAATTTTATATGCATTGTCACGTAAGTTCAAGGAATAAGTGAAATTTTTAACTTCTATAGTCTTACACTTTACTACTCACTCCGTTcaataataagtgtcactttggTCAAGTTTTtttatctcataataagtgtcgtCTTAGGAAACCAAGATATTTGTTGACTAGTATTTTTCAATTCTAtccttagacaataaagtaactgtttacccttaaaatggataacaattaaatttgtacgcgGTGCGAAGGATATGCGGTTTGATTTAATACGAATGGCTAATAAGCACTAAACGATAAAGCAAATGCGAGTAAAAATAAGCAAACCACAACAAAACAACAATGGATCTTGGGAAGCGATCAATTCAAAGGCTCGGGTCCTGAGAATCGGGCTCGTGCTACCGTGATTAAGTAATGAACAATGATAGAACACTTAGAAAGATGGATGAACACTTAGAATCAAATTGTATTGCTCAATATGTTTGTGCGTATGAAAAAGAACTGCCTAAGAAAGAGGGGTCTTCCTCTTTATATattagaggagtcctaaccctagtacaagtcTAAATAAGGCATAAAATCTCCAATTAATGACAAGCGAAATTGGCGCCGTAATATCCGATTGATGGCGGATATCTCGGCCCCCGTTCATCATTATTAACCGCCTCCTCGTCCTACCCCGATATTCGGTTCCGCCCGAACTCAGTGACCCCGGGTCAGTCGTGGTCGACTTTGCAACGATTCAGCACTTGATCTTGAGCCTGACTGGATTCGTCCGATCCAGCAACGACCATCATAACCTTACATTTCTTGTTAGGAAACTGAGGATACCCTTGTCCTCGATTTttcccgtatacagatagtccccctaTTTTTCGGAGGGAAGTATTAACTTCGGGAAATGGATCTGGATAAAGCCGAGCAGGTCGCACTTAGCCGCCTTGGAAAAGATGTTCCCATCAAATCCTTGCACTCTGCCCGATGTTAGTTCATAATTACTTCAACCGCCTAATCAGTCTTGAGAATCCACCCCTTGTCAGAACCCTTAAATCCTTCAAAAACCCTTTTTGTACTCCCCATTATATAAGCCCATACACTTCCTTCTTGCTATGCACTTtgaacctaaaccctaaacctcaTCTTCTCAAAGAAAAAGCCTTTGCATGCAACTGCCAAGTTCTACATTCTTTTCTGAGTTTTGAACCTTTCTTAAACTATTATTTTTCACTGCTTGCCACCATGCTTTAATCTTGGTCATGACTTCTCTACCGTTGCTAACCCAAAGTGCGGACCATTCTTCGTCACCGCCACATTCACCGCCCTTGTCAGCGATGGGAGCGACCAGCCCTGAGGAGGAGTTGGAGTTTTTTGTTGCGGCCGTTCTTCCTGCCGGCTTCAAGTATGCGAATAATTGTAATATATCTTCTCATCTTGACTCTGTGGAGAAATTCGAATCCTTTATCGACGATGCTACCATCCCCGCTGTTCGGAATGATTGTAACCTCAGTGCGGACGTCGATGTCCGCCCTGTTAAAAGTGGGGTAAGGACCAATCATCATGTTATTGGTTATTCGATGATTTATACCTACCCCTTTGCCATCGGGTTTTCTCTTCAAATTCCCCAAGTGATCGAGGACTTCTGTCGTCAATATCGTGTATGTATTGGCCAAATTGCTCCGCAAGTCTGGAGGCTTGTGTATTGCCTTGAAATTTTAGCAAACGTAGCCGGGGTTTCTTTTACCCTCGACCACCTGATCCATATATACGTTCCCCGGGTAATTCGAGGGGGCATAGTTAATTTGCTTCCTCATAGAACTCGAGGCCTCATAGATCCGGAAGATGACTATGACAGAGGATGGCTACATCGGTTCGTAATGATTCGTACAGACTAACTCCACCGTTCCCTATCCACGGACTTTTCGGAGATGTGGAACCCCATGCCGAATCCGATCGAACCTGAGCTTGTAATCACCATCTTTAAATGGGTAGTTGCACTTTTAGGCGCCTCCCGTGACGTGGGCCATTCTTGGAGGAGCATGGCACCCAAAGGGTGGAAAGGCAAGAACCATGGTAATTCTCAATGTGCTTGTG
Protein-coding sequences here:
- the LOC132616540 gene encoding cysteine proteinase COT44-like, encoding MAIVIVTTLLILFVSLSNAIDMSITTYNNNNFEKLTRMSNVEVKGIYQIWLAEHGKTYNGLGEKGKRFEIFKDNLRFIEEHNNSENRTYELGLNRFADLTNEEYRTMFLGMRSDARRRVVKSKNASHRYVFLASDHLPKSVDWRKKNAVAPIKDQGSCGSCWAFSTVAAVEGINKIATGEMITLSEQELVDCDKMYNDGCNGGLMDYAFEFIISNGGIDTETHYPYKGIDYNCDLLRKIAKVVSIDGYEDVPTNEKALQKAVAHQPVSVAIEASSRAFQHYSSGIFTGKCGTQLDHGVAVVGYGRENGVDYWIVRNSWGTNWGEDGYIRIERNIKDINSGKCGIAMEASYPVKNARNKVNVGEVKILSSV
- the LOC132616539 gene encoding putative F-box/LRR-repeat protein 8, which gives rise to MGQSSSTHNFSPTKFNYSQTNPVHSDEDNSPILHPINYTYTLPDECLALIFHSLPSIDRKKCSLVCRRWLLIEGQNRHRLSLNAKSEIIPKIPSIFTRFNSVTKLALRSDRKYVSINDEGLILISIRCVNLTRLKLRGCRDVTHFGMACLAKNCKKLRKFSCGSCMFGAQGMNALLNNSISLEELSVKQLRCMNNTHSVSVEEPISIGSNASCSLKSICLKELYNGQCFGPFITGSKNLRTLKLLRCLGDWDRVFETIASNMENHLVEILLERVQVSDIGLKAISKFLELEILHLVKVPECTDVGVVDVARNCKLLRKVHIDGWRTNRIGDIGLSAIAENSVNLKELVLMCLNPIKSSLLAIASNCQKLERLALCGSESIGDAEVTCIATKCMALKKLCIKGCEVTDEGIVSFAWGCPNLVKIKVKKCKHVTSEVADVLRSRRGSLAVNLDVGEVDVEVGDGSASDGGVVEEGVEFPPIASTVAAIDNDIPSTSNVGRSSASNSARFGFLGGRGFVACSFRRWSNGNGNSNESL